The Granulicella sp. 5B5 nucleotide sequence ACGAGGCCGATGATGAGCCAGATGATGAGCCGCGCCCAGTTGAGCCACCCAAGCTTGATCATCATGTAGCCGTTGAAGAGGATGCCGAGCACAGGCACCAGCGGCACCCAGGGCGTGCGGAAGGGGCGCTCCTTGTTAGGGTCGGTGTGGCGCAACACCATGATGGAGATGCAGACGATGACGAAGGCCAGCAGCGTGCCGATGTTGACCATCTTGCCGATGTCGTCGATGGGCGTGAGCGCGCCGACGATGGCGGCAATCGTGCCGACAAGGAAGGTGTTCTTGAACGGTGTGCGGAACTTCGGATGCACCTCGGCGAAGAATTTCTTGGGCAGCAGGCCGTCGTTCGCCATGGCGTAGAGAACTCGGGTCTGGCCGAGGAGCATGACGAGCATGACACTGGTGAGACCGGCGAGCGCGCCCGCAGTGATGATGTTGCTGGCCCAGGGCAGGCCGCGGTCAAGGAATGCACGCGCGATGGGAGCCTCAATGCTGACCTGCTGCCAGGGCACCATGCCGGTGAGTACAGCGGCGACTCCGATGTAAAGCAGCGTGCAGACAGCCAGCGAGACAATGATGCCGATAGGAAGATCGCGCTGCGGGTTCTTAGCCTCCTGCGCGGTGGTGGAGACGGCGTCGAAGCCGATGTAGGCGAAGAAAATGTACGCCGCACCTGCGCCGATGCCCGCAAAGCCCATGGGAGCGAATGTGTGCCAGCTGCTGCCCCAGTTGGCAACGTGCACGTAACGCGAGCCGAGAACCAGTACAAAGAGCACTACAGCGACCTTGACGGCCACGATGGCAGTGTTGAACTTGGCCGACTCCTGAATACCGATGGCGAGGATACTGGTGACGACGAGAGCGATGAGGAAGGCCGGGAGATTGAAGCCGATCTCGTGGCCGAAGAGGACGGGCGCGGCGAGGAAGACGTGGGCGCGGGCCATCATGTCGGCAGTAGGCGCGTCCTTGAGCGCGCCGAGCTTGGCGATATAGTCCTGCGTGCCCGGCACGTAGCTGGCGTAGTTGGAGGCCATGATCTGGCGGCAGACGTTGTCGAGCGCGACGCCGAGCGCGGTCCAGTGGTCGTAAGCCAGCCAGAGCGGAAAGTGGATGTGGAAGATTTCGAGGACTTCGACGAAATAGTTGGACCAGCCGGAGCTGACGGTGCTGGCGCCCATGGCGTACTCCAGCGTGAGGTCCCAGCCGATGATCCAGGCGATGAGTTCGCCGAGTGTGGCGTAGGCATAGGTGTAGGCGGAGCCGGCGAGGGGGATCATCGCGGCGAACTCGGCGTAGCAGAGGCCGGCGAAGGCACAGCCGAGGCCGCTGAGCACGAAGGAGAGCATCAGGCCCGGGCCTGCGTAGTGCGCTCCAAGGCCGGCCAGGACAAAGATGCCCGCTCCGATGACAGCACCGACACCGAGTGCCGTCAGCTGAAAGGGCCCGAGCGTTCGTTTGAGTGTGTTTTCACCCGTGGCCGAGGCCTCGGCCATCAGCACATTCATCGACTTCTTCGCAAAAAGATTCGCCATCCGTTATTCAAACTCCCTGTTTCTTTTCCGTGCAGTCTGCCAGACCCAGTACACCGGAACGCCGAGCAAAACGAGCAGCAGCCCCGGCCACGTGTATTGAGGCTTGTATCGCAACAGTACACCACAAATCCACGTTGCCATGACGATATACAGCGCGGGCAGCACCGGGTACCCGAAGGCTTTGTAGGGCCTCGGCGTGTCCGGCTGGGTGCGGCGCAAGACGAAGAGGCCGCCGATGGTGAGGATGTAGAAGACCAGCACGGCGAAGATAACGTAGTCCAGCAGGTTGCCGTACTGGCCGCTGAGGCAGAGCAGGCAAGCCCAGGCGCACTGCATCCAGAGCGAGTTTTTTGGCACGCCGGTCTTGGCGTCGAGGACGCCGGTGCTCTTGAAGAAGAGGCCGTCGTGGCTCATGGCGTAGTAGACACGCGCGCCGGCGAGTAGCATGCCGTTGACGCAGCCGAAGGTGCTGACGAGGATCGCTGCGGCCATGAGCTTGGCGCCGATGCCGCCGAAGGCCGCCTGCATGACAGCGGTGGCGACGCGGTCCTGCGGTACGGTCTGGATCGCGGATATCGGCAGCACGCTAAGGTAGACAAAGTTGCAGCCGATGTAGAGCAGCAGCACGACTCCCGTGCCGATGGCGAGCGAGAGCGGCAGGTTGCGCTTAGGGTCCTGGATCTCGCCGGCAGTGAAGGTAACGTTGTTCCAGGCGTCCGAGCTGAAGAGCGACCCTACCTGCACGATGGCGATGGCTGTGAGGCCACTGACAAGGGCCGCTCCGCCGCCAAGGCCGAGGAAGGAGCCGATCTGGATGGGATGCGTCGTGGTGAGGTTCGCGCTCGCCCAGAAGACGTGCCAGTGAGGGCCGAAGTTGGTGGCGACGGCGATGGCATTCTTGGCGAAGAGGCCTACAGCGATGACCGCGAGCAGCGAGAGCACCTTCGTGCTGGTGAAGACGTTCTGGATCGCCGCGCCGGTCTTGATACCGCGGGTGTTGGTGAAGGTGAGCAGAACGATGATCGCGATGGCCGCGAGGTTCGCAGTGCTGAGGCCGACGTTCCCGCTGCCGACGTGGATGATCCAGTGGGTCTGGCTGACCGACGGAAAGAAGACGCCGAGGAACTTGCCGAAGGCCACGCCCACGGCGGCGATGGTGCCGGTCTGGATGACGGTGAAGAGCGTCCAGCCATAAAGAAAGCCCCAGATGGGACCGAGCGATTCGCGCAGGTAGACGTATTGGCCGCCGGCCTTGGGCATCATGGCGGCGAGCTCGCCATAGCTGAGCGCGCCGATGATGGTCATGAGCGCGGTGACGATCCACGCGGCGACCAGCAGTGCGGGCGAGCCGAGCGTGCGGCTCATGTCCGCCGGGACGATGAAGATGCCCGAGCCGATCATGGAGCCCATGACGATGGCCGTGGCCGAAAACAGACCGAGGCCGCGCACAAAGTGCGGCGCGCTGGTTTCTGTCGTTGAACCCTGAGTGGGAGCCGATGGAGTCACTTCTCCAAACCCTATCGCAAACACGCGAGAAAGTCTTCCACGGACTCGGCGAGCGTTTGCCCAGGCGCAAAGAGGCCGCTGATGACGGCAACGGAGTCTGCGCCGGCGTCGAGGACGCTGCTGGCGTTGTAGCGAGTGATGCCGCCGATGGCAACGAGCGGTTTGCTGGTGAGAGAGCGGGCACGGCGGACGCCTTCGAGTCCGACTGGTTGTTCAGCGTCGGGTTTCGTAGTTGTAGAAAAGACCGGGCCGATGGCGATGTAGGCTGCGTCGGTCTGGTCGGCCGCGAGGACCTGCTCGTCCGTGTGCGTGGAAAGGCCGACGATTCCCTGCTGGCCGATGTTGCGGCTAAGAACTTGTTGTGCGTCGGCGACGAAGAGGTCTCCCTGACCGACGTGGACGGCTGACCAGCCGGCGAGGGCTGCGAGGTCTGCGCGGTCGTTCATCACAAGCAGGCAGTCGCGGCTGGCGAAGGCTGATGTGATCTCGGCGGCAGCGGCCAGGATTTGCTGCGGTGGATTGACCTTGTCGCGGTACTGCACGAGGCCGACGCAGGCAGACACAAGTGCCGCCGCGAAATCAGCGACAGCTATGCTGCGCGCATCGAGCGTGGCGCGGTCGGCGATAGCGTAGAGCCTGGGCAGTGAAAGCACGGTTGTCCTGAGCGGCGAAGGCTAAACAGCTAGCTGCTTCGCCAGCTTCTCGCGCTCGAGGAAGCGCTCCATGAACTTCGTATCGAAGTTGCCGGAGCGGAACTCTTCGTCGGCGAAGATGCGCTGGTGCAGCGGGATGGTGGTGTGGATGCCCTGCACCACAAACTGGCTCAATGCACGCTGCATCTTGTCCATGGCCTCGACGCGGTCCTTGCCGTGGCAGATGAGCTTCGCGATCAGCGAGTCATAGTACTGCGGCACAACGCCCTCGGCGTACTGTGCGGTGTCGACGCGGACGCCGTTGCCGCCGGGCAGGTTGTAGACGGTGATCTTGCCAGGGCTAGGCGTGAACTTTTCGGGGTGCTCGGCGTTGATGCGGCACTCGATGGCGTGGCCGTTGATCTTCGGGACTTCGGGGACGATATTGCTGAGCTTTTCGCCCGCGGCGATGCGGAGCTGCGCCTTCACAAGGTCGACGCCGGTGACCATCTCGGTGACGCAGTGCTCGACCTGGATGCGGGTGTTCATCTCGATGAAGTAGATCTGGCCGTCCTCGTCCATCAGGAACTCGATGGTGCCGGCGTTCCAGTAGCCGATGTCCTTGAGCGAGCGCTTGATGACCTTCGCCATCTCCTCGCGCTGCTTGGGCGTGATCTGGAGACTGGGGGCCTCTTCGATGAGCTTCTGGTGGCGGCGCTGGATGGAACACTCGCGCTCGCCGAGGGACATGACGTTGCCATGCTCGTCGGCGAGGACCTGAAACTCGATGTGGCGCGGGCGCTCGATGAACTTCTCCATATAGAGCTCGCCGTTGGAGAAGGCGTTGAGCGCTTCAGTGGAGGCCTGCTGGAAGAGATTGGGCAACTCCTCCTTGGTGCGCACGATACGCATGCCGCGGCCGCCACCGCCGGCGACAGCCTTGAGGATGACCGGGTACTTAATCTTAGCGGCGGTTGCGAGCGCTTCCTGCTCGTCCTTCAGCACGCCGTCGGAGCCCGGGAGGATGGGCACCTTGGCGTCCTTCATCGTCTGGCGCGCGGTGGACTTCTCGCCCATCATGCGGGTGACCTCGGGACGCGGGCCGATGAACTTGATGTTGCTGGCGCGGCAGACCTCTGCGAAGTTGGCGTTCTCGCTGAGGAGGCCGTAGCCAGGGTGAACGGCGTCGGCGCCGGCGATCTCCGCGGCGGAGATCACGGCGGGGACGTTGAGGTAGCTGTCCTTGGAGGGCGGCGGCCCAATGCAGATGGCCTCATCGGCGAACTTGACGTGCAAGCTGTTGCGGTCGGCTTCGGAGTAGACCGCGACGGTGCGGATGCCCATCTCCTTGCACGCATTGATGACGCGCAGCGCGATCTCTCCGCGATTGGCGATTAGAACTTTACGAAACATCAGACACCTTTGATCTCTTCGTGCAAAAAAATGACTTTGCTTGTTTTCTTTACTTGATCGCGAACAGCGGCTGGCCGTACTCGACCGGCTGGCCGGGCTGGACGAAGATCTTGACGATCTTGCCGGCGGCGTCGCTCTCGATCTCGTTCATCAGCTTCATGGCCTCGATGATGCAGAGGACCTTGCCGACGGAGACGGTATCGCCAACGGCGACGAAGGCCGGTGCGTCGGGCGAGGGCGCGGCGTAGAAGGTGCCGACGATGGGCGACTTGACGATGTGTGCGCCGTCTTCTTCGCTGGGGGCCTTGGCAGGCTCATCCGCCGGAGCCGCGGAGGCGGCAATCGCTACGGGTGCAGCAGGAGCCGGGCCCGCGCCGCGCGAGGCTGCGAGGAGCGCTGCTAGCTGGCCCGCGTCCACACCGGACGAGGCAGGGGCAGCGGCGCCCTGGAACTTGAGCCCCACCTTCAGGTCCGGCCGCTCCATCTCAAACTCGGCGATGCCGCTGGCCTTCAAAAACTCCACCAGCTCGCGCAACTCTTTCAGATCATTCCCATCCATCGGTCAAAACTCCTCAAAACTATCGTGCTGATTGCTATAGCTCAATCCAAACCTTGGGGCTGGCTGCGGTCAACACCTCGCCACCCCGTTGCGTTACGCGCACCATATCTTCGATGCGCACTCCAAACTTGCCGGGCAGGTAGGCCCCGGGCTCAATGGTGATGACCATGCCGGGCTCCAGGACCTGCTGCTGCTTTGCGGCGACGCGCGGACCTTCGTGGATCTCCAGCCCGACGCCGTGGCCGGTGGAGTGGCTGAAGGCCTTCTCCAGCTTTGCCTTTCGCAGCACTGAACGCGCGGCCTCATCGACATCCCCGCAGGTGATACCTGGCCGCACGGCTGCTACGGCCGCCTGCTGGGCTTCCAGCACCGAATGATACACGTCCCACTCCTGCGGGCCCGCCTTGCCGAGGTGCACGGTGCGAGTCATGTCGGAGCAATAACCGTCGAGAACGACACCAAAATCGAGCGTGACGAAGCCGCGGCGGGGCAGCCTGGCCTTCGTGGCGTGGCCGTGAGGCAGCGCCGAGCGCACCCCGCTGGCGACGATGGTCTCAAAGCTCATGGCCTCAGCCCCGGCGAGTCGCGCCTGGAACTCGAGGTTAGCGGCGACCTGCACCTCTGTCGCGCCAGGGACGATATGCTCCAGCACGCCGTCGAACAGGCGACAGCCCAGAGCGGCGGCGCGGCGCATGATGGCAAGCTCGTCTATGTCCTTGATCTCGCGGAGCCGGGCTACGAGGCCGTCGGCGGCGACGAAGAAGCTGCGCCGCAGCTTGCCCGGGATGGCCTTGCGCAGGGCGTCAAGCTCGGAGACGGTGGTGTGGGAGGCGTCGTACGCGCAGCTGGTTGCGCCTTGGGCGGCGAGCCAGGCGGCGGCGCGTACCGAGGGTGAACCCTTGTCGATGAAGACCCGGAGGCCCTTGGCTTCGGCGCGGGCCTGGGTAGTGTAGCGGCCGTCGGTAAACAGCCATGCCCGGCCGCCGAAGAGGGCGACGGCGCCACTGGAGCCAGTGAATCCGCTGAGGTAGCGGACGTCCGGCCCGTGCGTTGCCAGCAGAGCGTGTGCGCCCGCCTTTTGTGCAGACTCGATCGCCTGTCTGCGTCTTGGTCCGTGCTGCATCTGATTATTTTACCTATAGTTGAGCTGCGCGTTTTCATCATTCCGGCAAAGGCCGGCTGGCTATTCGCTATCATGGAGTATGTCTTACGGTTCGGGCGTGCAGAGCGCCCCCAAGCCCGGCGCTTCCATCACTCGCCGCAGCTTCATGGTGGGAGCGGGCGCAGCCGCAGCAGAGCTGGCAGGCTTTGCCTCCACCCGTGGACGCCACCAGCTCCAGACCACAGAGCGGACCTTCGACATCGCTAACCTGCCGGACGCCTTTGTCGGCTACCGGATCGTGCAGCTGAGCGATATTCACATGGAGGAGTACACCGAGGCCTGGTACCTGGAGCGCGTGGTCGCAGTGACCAACGCCCTGAAACCAGATCTCGTTCTGCTGACAGGCGACTTCGTCAGTCGCGGGCCGCTGTCTCTGAAGACATCGTGGCGGGCCGCCGGGCTCTGTGCGGAGATCCTGACCGGACTGAAGGCGCCGCAGCGCTATGCGATCCTGGGCAATCATGACGTCGCCGTTGGCGCCGAGCATGTCATCATGCCTCTGCGTGAGCATGGGACGCCGTTTCTTGTGGACAGCTATGTGGCGATTGAACGCGGCTATGACCGCATATGGCTCTGCGGCACCGACGATGCCACGACAACTCCCGACCTGCGGACGACAGTCCCGCCCGACCCACGCGCCCCTGTGCTGCTGATGTGCCACGAACCGGACTACGCCGACGACCTGATGAAGATGCCGCAGTTTTCGAAGGTAGACCTGATGCTCTCCGGCCACAGCCATGGTGGACAGGTGCGGCTGCCGTATCTGGGGCCGTTGATTCTGCCACCCGGCGGGCGCAAGTATGTGGAGGGCCACTACCAGCTGGGTCGTACCCAGCTCTATGTCAACCGAGGGATCGGCACAGTGGGCATACCCCTGCGCTTCGACTGCCCTTCGGAGATCACGCACATCACGCTGCAGCGCGCTTGACACCCCGCAACACACCTAACGCGCGCGTACCACCGGCTTCTTCACCGCAGGATCGACCGCGACAGGCGGCGCCACTACACCGCTCTTCTCGTCCATCCAGTTGTCCAACAGGCTCTTGCGAAAACGCCAGCGGTTGCCCAGCTTGAAGGCCGGCACAAAACCTTCGGAGGCGTAGCGATAGAGCGTGTCCCCGCTGATGCCCAGGTACTCCGCTGCCTGGCGAATGTCCATCACCTCGCGAATCGCGACTTGTTCTTGTGCACCTGCTGGCATCGCCGTCTCCTGTCTTCGGGTGGAACCCGTCTTCCGGGTTCTTAGGGGTTCTCTCCCGGTAGTTGCTGTTGTACCGGATTTTCCACAGGGTTACAAGCGGAAGGGGAACCATATTGACGGCGCAGAACTTACCCAGCTAAGGGTTGCAAAGTAGTTACTATAAAAGGAGTTACGAATCATGCGAGTCACCGACACCTCAAGCATCGCAGTAAGGAAAATCGGGATACCACTGAGATGAATAAGCTTACCTCTCGCGATGCCACCAGGAAGACCACAGAGCTTCCTGGCCGATAACCTCGGTCGGCTCTCCTGGCCGAGGTGACCAGAGGCGCACGCCTCGTTCGTTTGCCAGCTCGGAAATGCGCTCCATGGGCTGCCGCCACCCGTGCAGGGCCAGGCTGAAGAGCCCCCAGTGAACCGGCATCAGCAGGCCGGTCGCACCCATCGCCTGATAGGCTTTTACGGCGTTGTCCGGTCCCAGGTGGATGTCGGGCCAGAAGGGCGAGGATGCGCCGATCTCCAGCATGGTGAGATCGAAGCCGCCCTGGTATTGCGCGGCGATCTGGGCGAAGCCGTCCCACGGGCCGGAGTCTGCGCCGTAGTAGATGCGGTGCTGCAAACCTTCAAGCACAAACGAGCTCCAGAGCGTTGTAAAGCGGTCACTGATGCCGCGGCCGGAGAAGTGTCGCGAGGGCCACGCGGTGATCTTGAGCCCGGCCAACTCGGCGCTCTGGGTCCAGTCCAGCTCGGTGATGCGCTCGGCAGCAACACCGAACTCGCGCAGCCAACGGCCTACGCCGAGTGAGGTGACCCACCGGGCCTGCGGCTGCAGACGCGCCAACTGGCGGACGGTGGAAGCACCGAGGTGGTCATAGTGGTCGTGCGAGATGATGACGGCGTCAAGCGGCGGCATGGCTTCGAGTGCCAGCGTAGGAGCGAAGAAGCGTTTGGGGCCCATCCAGCGGAATGGGCTGGCACGCTGTTCCCAGACAGGGTCGATAAGAATGCGGACGCCGTCGATCTCCACCAGCGACGAGGAGTGCCCGAACCAGGTGACGCGCAGGCCGCTGGCCGGAGGTGTCGCGTAGAGGCTGACATCGGTTGGGAACGGCCCGAGCGGCTGCTTTGGCTCGGTCTCCTCGCGGTTGAAGACGTACTGAGGCAACACCTTGAAGACGGTGCTGAAGCCGCCCACCGTGGTCGGCATGGGGTTGAGATAGGCCTTACCGGCCTTCTTCGCTCGCTGCAAAAGTGTCATTTCAGAATTGGATGCAGCAAGGCCTCGAAGTTCTTCAACTCGGTGTTGTGGGGCATTACTCACGATACAGGGCGGCGATCTCGTCCTTGTACTTTTCGAGGATGACGCGCCGCTTCAGCTTCATGCTGGGGGTGAGCTCGCCGCTATCAATGTTCCACTCCTCAGGGACGACAAGGACGCGCTTCAGCGTCTCATGCTGCTCGAGGCCGGCGTTCACCTTCTTGACGATGCTCTCGTATTGCTTTTGCACCTTGGGGTTCTTCACGAGAGCATCGCGCTCCCCTGCGGGGACGCCGTTCTGATCGGCCCAGCGCACCAGCGCCGCGATGTCCGGCGAGATGATCACGCTGGCGTACTTCTTCATGTCGCCGACGACAGCGGCGTTGCTCACTAGGCCATCGGCCTTGAGCTTGCCCTCGATCGGCTGCGGCGCGATGTACTTGCCGCCGGAGGTCTTCAGCAGCTCCTTCTTGCGGTCGGTGATGGAGAGGTAGCCATCTTCCACCTTGCCGATGTCGCCGGTCTTGAACCAGCCATCGGCAGTGAACTCCTTCTTCGTCTCCTCCTCGCGGCGCCAGTAGCCGGCGAAGACAGAGGTACCCTTCACTTCGATCTCTCCATCATCTGCGATGCGCAGCTCGATGTTGGGGATGATGCCACCGACGGTGCCAATGCGGTAGCCATCGAAGGTGTTCCGCGAGAGCACAGGCGAGGTCTCGGTGAGGCCGTAGCCCTCAAAGACGCGGATGCCGAGGTCGAGGAACCATACCGATGAGTCCATGCCAAGCGGCGCGCCGCCCGAGACGAAGAGCCGTGCGTTGCCGCCGAAAGCCTCGCGCAGCTTGGAGTAGACAAGCTTGTCGGCGAGCTTCCAGAGCGGCGAGCTGGGCTGTTTGCCCGCCATGATCTCCTTGCTATGGCTCTTGCCCACGCCCTGCGCCCAGTGGAAGATCTTCTTCTTGAGGCCGGTTGACTTAGATTCAGTTCCCTGCCGGATCTTCTCGTAGACGCGCGGCACGGCGAGGAAGATGGTCGGACGGACGGCCTTCATCGCGCCGACTAGGTCGTCGAACTTAGGCAGATAGGCGATCTGGCCGCCGTTGCCATAAATGGCGTAGTCGAGGTGACGCGCGAGCGCGTGGCTGAGCGGCAGGAAGGAGATCGACGAGTCCTTCGGACCGATGTACAGACCGTCGGTCGAGTGGCGCAGGTTGTCGGCGAGGTTCTTATGCGTGAGCACCACGCCCTTGGGGTCGCCGGTGGTACCGGAGGTGTAGACGATGGTCGCCAGCTCTTCAGGCTTGGTCTCGCGCACCATCGCGTCAAAGCTGGCGTCGGGTTTCTCCAGGCCGACCGCGCCTTTGAGCGCTGCGGAGAAGCTCTCAACGTTGCTGCCGAAGTCGCCTTCGTCAAAGATGCAGACGTGTTCGAGGGTCGGGACCTCACCGGCCTCGCAGAGTTTTTTGAACTGCTGCTTGCCGGAGAGGATGAAGGCCTTCGAGCCGGAGTCGCGCAGAATGTAGCCCATCTGCTCAGGCGTGAGCGTCTGGTAGAGCGGCACGCTGACCGCTCCGATGGCCAGAATGGCGAAGTCGACAACCGGCCACTCCCAGCGGTTCTCGCTGACGAGGGCGACGCGGTCGCCGCGCTGGATGCCCCAGCGGCGCAGTAGCTCGACTGCCGCGCGGACGCGGCCGTACATTGCCTGCGAGCTGATGGGCTTCCAGTCGCCGTGGTCCTTCCACTGCGCCACGGTGGTGGAGCCGCGCTGGCTCATAAACAGGAACAACTCGTTGATCGTCGAAAAATCCAGCATCCAGTCGTTCTCCCAAAAGGGTTTGGCCGTCGTAGGGACGGCTGTCAGCAGCCCGCAGTCATCTTACCTGCTGGGCTTTGCTCTTGGATGCACAGGCCAACGTAGACCGGCCAGCGCTTCATCGAGAAATATAGTTTCTAAGGAAACTGTTTCCATATAATCTTCTTTTCATGGACAACCGAAGAGCAGCCGGCACGGAGATCAGCGGCCTGAAGAAGCACACCGGCTTCTGGCTCTGCTTCATCTCCAACTACGTCTCCCATGCCTTTGCGCGGAAGCTGATGGACAGCGGCCTCACGGTCGCCGGCTGCTACTGGGCCTACCTCACCGGGCGCCGGGTTGTGTACCTCAGCCGTAAGGGAGAGATCCACATTGAGGAGTTCCCTCGCCCGCAGGCGTAGCTAAGGTGTAGTTATGGGTTCGTATCGGCGGTTGGCCCATTCTGCGGAGCGACCTTCGGGAAGTAGCCGGCGCGGGTGCGGACCTGCAGGTTGCGGAAGCCCTTCTCTTTGGCCTCGACGTGGATCTCACGGTAGCCGCCGAGCGAGGGCGGCTTGGTGGAGCGGTACTCGATGGTGTACTGCGCGCGGATGTCGGCAGCTACTTCCTGGGTGATTCCATCGACGTCCTTGAGCGCCTTCGGGAAGTAGGCCACGCCGCCGGTCTGGGCGGCGAGTTCGCTGAGCACCTCGCGGGAGTGGCGCGCCTCGCTGCGGCTGGTGTCATCGCCAAAGAGCAGGCCAATGCAGTAGATCGCGGGGCCATCGAGGTCCTGCACGCGGCGGATGGTCTGCTCCAGCGTGGCGCTGGAGGCGTTGTCGTCGCCGTCGGTGACGATAAGGAGAACCTGCTTGGGACGGTGCGCGTTCTTGGCCAGGTAGTCGGCCGAGGCGATCACGGCGTCATAGAGTGCCGTGCCGCCGCTGGACCGGATGTAGCTCAGGCCCTGCTGCAGCTTGGCGATCGAGTTGGTGAAGTCCTGGTCGATGTAGGCCTCGGAGCTGAAGTCGACGAGGAAGGCCTCGTCCTGCGGGTTGGAGAGCCGGACGAGGTCCAGGCTGGCGGCATCGACCGCGGCTCGCTTGTCGTACATGGAGCCGGAG carries:
- a CDS encoding VWA domain-containing protein, with the translated sequence MPQNPGHAAPAPDLSRDSDPVPSPDGNAPPPAQPGGDAQATGNTISKEDGKYILHADAYEVRLNASVIDSAGRSVDSLGQSSFHVYEDGVPQTIIGFRHEDVPVSMGILIDSSGSMYDKRAAVDAASLDLVRLSNPQDEAFLVDFSSEAYIDQDFTNSIAKLQQGLSYIRSSGGTALYDAVIASADYLAKNAHRPKQVLLIVTDGDDNASSATLEQTIRRVQDLDGPAIYCIGLLFGDDTSRSEARHSREVLSELAAQTGGVAYFPKALKDVDGITQEVAADIRAQYTIEYRSTKPPSLGGYREIHVEAKEKGFRNLQVRTRAGYFPKVAPQNGPTADTNP
- a CDS encoding long-chain fatty acid--CoA ligase; this translates as MLDFSTINELFLFMSQRGSTTVAQWKDHGDWKPISSQAMYGRVRAAVELLRRWGIQRGDRVALVSENRWEWPVVDFAILAIGAVSVPLYQTLTPEQMGYILRDSGSKAFILSGKQQFKKLCEAGEVPTLEHVCIFDEGDFGSNVESFSAALKGAVGLEKPDASFDAMVRETKPEELATIVYTSGTTGDPKGVVLTHKNLADNLRHSTDGLYIGPKDSSISFLPLSHALARHLDYAIYGNGGQIAYLPKFDDLVGAMKAVRPTIFLAVPRVYEKIRQGTESKSTGLKKKIFHWAQGVGKSHSKEIMAGKQPSSPLWKLADKLVYSKLREAFGGNARLFVSGGAPLGMDSSVWFLDLGIRVFEGYGLTETSPVLSRNTFDGYRIGTVGGIIPNIELRIADDGEIEVKGTSVFAGYWRREEETKKEFTADGWFKTGDIGKVEDGYLSITDRKKELLKTSGGKYIAPQPIEGKLKADGLVSNAAVVGDMKKYASVIISPDIAALVRWADQNGVPAGERDALVKNPKVQKQYESIVKKVNAGLEQHETLKRVLVVPEEWNIDSGELTPSMKLKRRVILEKYKDEIAALYRE